In one window of Zhihengliuella sp. ISTPL4 DNA:
- a CDS encoding bifunctional 2-methylcitrate synthase/citrate synthase codes for MTEPDIKKGLAGVVVDTTAISKVNPETNSLLYRGYPVQELADTQSFEAVAYLLWHGELPTGDELAAFRLEERKHRALADNVKAAIDLVPLEAHPMDEVRTAVSLIGASDPEAGGSVLDAGGSPEQNLARSIRLFAALPAIVAYGQRRRRGQELIAPRDDLDYSANFLWMTFGEDADPVVVDAFNRSMILYAEHSFNASTFTARVITSTLSDIYSAVVGAIGALKGPLHGGANEAVLHIFTEIGSADAVEAWLDKALAEKRKIMGFGHRVYKNGDSRVPTMKAALDTLVAHYGREDVAALYDALESQFVERKGIHPNLDYPSGPAYSLIGFDTLTFTPLFVAARVTGWTAHVIEQAGANALIRPLSHYDGPDERHVAG; via the coding sequence ATGACCGAGCCGGACATCAAGAAGGGCCTCGCGGGGGTCGTCGTCGACACGACCGCGATCTCGAAGGTCAACCCCGAGACGAACAGCCTGCTCTACCGCGGCTACCCCGTGCAGGAACTCGCCGACACACAGTCCTTCGAGGCGGTGGCGTATCTGCTGTGGCACGGCGAGCTGCCGACGGGCGACGAGCTCGCCGCGTTCCGGCTGGAGGAGCGGAAGCACCGGGCCCTGGCCGACAACGTCAAGGCTGCGATCGACCTCGTGCCCCTCGAGGCGCATCCGATGGACGAGGTGCGCACGGCCGTGAGTCTCATCGGCGCCTCCGACCCCGAGGCCGGCGGCTCGGTGCTCGACGCCGGGGGCAGCCCCGAGCAGAACCTGGCACGCAGCATCCGCCTGTTCGCCGCGCTGCCGGCGATCGTCGCCTACGGCCAGCGTCGCCGTCGCGGCCAGGAGCTCATCGCTCCGCGCGACGACCTCGACTACTCGGCGAACTTCCTCTGGATGACCTTCGGGGAGGACGCCGACCCGGTCGTGGTCGACGCCTTCAACCGGTCGATGATCCTCTACGCCGAGCACTCCTTCAACGCCTCGACGTTCACCGCGCGGGTCATCACCTCGACGCTCAGCGACATCTATTCGGCCGTGGTCGGCGCCATCGGCGCGCTCAAGGGCCCTCTGCACGGCGGAGCGAACGAAGCTGTGCTGCACATCTTCACCGAGATCGGATCGGCGGACGCCGTCGAGGCCTGGCTCGACAAGGCCCTCGCCGAGAAACGCAAGATCATGGGCTTCGGGCACCGCGTCTACAAGAACGGCGACTCCCGCGTGCCGACGATGAAGGCGGCGCTGGACACGCTCGTCGCGCACTACGGCCGCGAGGACGTCGCCGCGCTGTACGACGCGCTGGAGTCGCAGTTCGTCGAGCGCAAGGGCATCCACCCGAACCTCGACTACCCCTCCGGTCCCGCGTACAGCCTCATCGGCTTCGACACGCTCACCTTCACGCCGCTGTTCGTCGCGGCGAGGGTGACGGGGTGGACGGCCCATGTCATCGAGCAGGCCGGCGCGAACGCCCTGATCCGTCCGCTGTCGCACTACGACGGCCCCGACGAGCGGCACGTGGCGGGCTGA